The window GGAACCATaaaaagttcttttttttttcacttaagAACTACACGCGTGTGTAAATATATTTGTGTCTGAAAGGGATGTACAATACAAAGTAATGTATGAAAGTAGgaaagatttatttttgttagtaCATGCCTACTCTTAAGAAATATGAATTAAACATTTAGGTTTacaaatcaaataattttagAATTACTTTGTTTTGTCTGCTATTTAGTACCTAGTCTAATAGTCTATATTGTTAGTCTCGACTCGTTttctagaaaatatttataatcaaCAAGCGCTTCATTCGACCGCTTGTGAGATCgtaaaatattaattgttaGGTCTCTGTCGGTAATTATTAGTAAGGGCCTTGTTTATATATGCACGAGGCGTAGAATAGCGTGTTCTCATAGCGACATTCTATATACACAGGTTAGTGACACCGGGTtcgaaaaacatcatagaaggaaaacattaaggaaagagagaaaTGGATAGAccttttatgaaacaaataaaagagacgttgcaggtcgtatcgtatcaggaggtgaaggatttggcgggaataagagaggaatggcgattacttcacgacaaaagcgcagctcttaaataatcaGAGAGACAGACACTGTAccgagtactgagggggatgattaagctAATGATTTTCCgttataatatcaagtggaattttccgtcgcacaaATACTGAAcggaaataatttaataaagaacACTAACATTTGCAACGGATTTCCACAttacattaactcagaatcattatcTTAATCATCCCCCCGTCTGTGGCGCAGTGGTTGAacggtgggctcacgatccggaggtgccgggttcgaataccggtatCACAAGAATTACTTTGTgaaccctggtttggttaggacattgcaggttcaTGACCccattgtccaaaagtaagaagtccgtgcttcggaaggctgttggttccggttactacttacaaacgtaagtacgtagtcgttatatgagccatgtcagggcctttggcggttcaataataacactgacacaaGGGTTGGTGAAGTTGGTAATGTACCTCAAAACCCGCACAACAAAAGAGACGACTTTACATTCGTCGCCACgctttgtttataaatatatcTCTCTAATACATAAAAGTATGAAAGAGCTTAACTTGATTGCCTGGCCGGTGAATAACATTCCCGAACCACAGAGAATAGACCTAAAGATTGTATGGCTGGTGAATAACATTCCCGAACCATAGATAATAGACCTAAAACTTGGAAAATTATACTTCtgaaaattcaaataaagaaaatgtgatACAAtagtcttatatttttttttatgattttggtttgtttttcttttcttgtttttattttttgtttttttttttgtgtattgatatccgtgtggtttctgtcctgtgttgaatgtaatgtacctgtctgtctgtgtctgtggtgtccgggagtaataaatatttctttctttctattattcGTTTACGGTGTAGCGTTCATAATAATACTATGAGCATGCTTCGTGGactcgggtgagagccttcagtgctccccatttgtccggccaagtagttaatgccatctgcggcaaatctacaataagtcacgtcaaaaaaaaaaagcttcgtGGACTTCATTTTCGTATCTTTAcgaaaataggtacataaatcgCGCACCACTAAGTTAAATCTCTCTAAAAAGACGCTTTATTATAATCCCCTAGTCAACAAGAACTTACATTAACACCTCAAAATACAAATGCTACTTTGTGTACTCACTTCTTTCTTGAAATATTATTTCGTTTCCTTTTTTAAGATGTAGCTGAAATATATTTAtcgtaatataatatacaaacaCGTTAATAATGTATTTGGAGATGAAATGTCTgcgatattttgaatttaaattatggAGTAATATCCTACGTAAAACTGAAACATATTATTTGTGGGATAGGCGAAAGAACGGGGTAAGTTTAAAGGTTTGTAGGTGGTACTtactataagtaggtataaaaggAATCCCCGGATCAGAAGGCTCAGAAACTGATTAAATCTCAACGGGTCCCTTCACGCAAAGTATACATTTCTCAAATGAAATTCGACGGCTACATCGTAGTAATATACGCCAATTGCCATGGTgaacgaaaataaaaaataaataattatattttattttatcttcgcCTCTGGCAACAAAATCCACGAAGAGATGATGAACTTGTTAGCTTTTTAGTATAAGTAatgttaaatttatttatatttataagtacagagtgttagtgacgtcgtaacgaaaactttgatggttgattcaaaccatgattctgagttaatatcaagtggaattttctgtcgccaatcatccctctcagtattcgttacgacgtcacttactCCCTGTATcagttattttcagttccatacttttgcgacagaaaattcaactcagaattatggtctgaatcacccatcaaagctttcgatgtcactaacaccctgtataaaaataaaataataatatcgcaTTACTTATACTAAAATCTAACAAAGTCTGTCAACCTAAACCACGTCTAAACTCAATATTCATTTTACGAGTAGTTCGAGCTATTGTCAGAATAATAACTTGTTTTATGAAACTTCTGACATAAGTAATAAGTTACttaacattattgttttttatttggaaTTTAGCCCCAAATTTTACTctggaattatatttttttgtgagagTTGCCAAGATTTTAGTGTGGATTTTCCAGCGTGCTGTCGTTTATAAACGTTCCCACCAGACCTACATAACGCAAAGTTGAAAATGTCTCGAGCACCTTTCCAGCGGTAGGTACAGTTTCCGTCTTTGAAAACCTCCATATAACGAAAAACGCCGGTCATGTGCGAATCCGCCACGCGCACTAAAGGTTCCTTACTGCCGTAAATTATAAACGAAAAGTATAAAACCGAAATACTCTTTTTCATAATGTAATGAAACCCGTTTCTTAGTGattcaaaaatatacctactgaaATGGTttcgtaaaatattttatctttaagaTGATTGGCCAATTAAAACCCTACGAAAATCGGGTCATACTTTAAGTACCTAACCATGTTGAATTTATAGTTAAATcggtttttagtttttagtaGGTATTAGAATCTTGGATTTTATCTTTCATAAACTGAATCACGTAATTGTGCAAGAGAGAGCAAAGGCACAAATTCTTACAGCTTTTTAAGGctttaaaagtaagtagtactttttaatatttgttttaaatgcaataaagaaattttgtattgtattgtaggtacCTGTTTAAAGGAAATATGCAGTATCCTTTATTTCGCAACAACGAGCCAAATTGATTATCATAATATGGGGAAAATCCTTTGCATCGATTACGGCGCTAACAATGGCGCTAACACATCAATGCGCCGATCTATTAATCGAAGCTAACTTCCTACTTGGGGTACAACTTTTGAATTTACTGACCCTTTCCTGTTCTGTTTTGTCATCTTGTTCGTATTTCCGTATAAGTAGATCCCCTCTATCGTAGCAATCTACATATATACTTTCGGCTTTATCTCCGACTCTCCACAAAACGGTTACGAGCATGCAACCATGTCGTATTCCAGCCGCATTTTGGCGACTCACGCCGCAATGTGATTGCTTCATCCAAAAATCGTGCAATTTTGCGGCGACCAAAGCTTTAAGGTTACACAGAACTGAATCGCTCAATTTCGGCGAGTGTAAAGCTTGATACATTCAGATGCGTAACGGCGtttgtggtccaatggttgtaTATGTAataattcccggtggggaaacgTCTAACAAAAAACTACTTTTTTAACTTACGGGGACTGACGAGACTATtaaacgtgccatccgaagcgcttaataattttatttttcagacaatcaggtgatttcagcctgcaatgtcaaaCTAGAGATCAAAACGTTACATGTGTCGTGATATGCCTATTATAAAGCCTTTTGGTCCTCGAGACTGCCATCATTCTCTTCTTGAATGACAAATCGATAACGACTCTTGTTcttgtgcgaaaaaaaattaaaaaaaaagaaaaaaatacagggtgttagcgacatcgtaacaaaaactttgaggggtgattgaggccatgattctgagatgatatcaactggaattttctgtcgcaaaagtatggaattgaaaataattaaaaaaaagcactaaaattttcaggaatattcagactgaaaattccacttgatatcaactccgaatcatgttctgaaccatccccctcagtattcgttacggtgtcactaacacccatacctacttgtatggctaccgtatgtacttgtgtggggtgtaagtgacatcgtaacgaatactgcgggggatgattcagctgattattctgagttaatatcaagtggaatttttcatcgcaaaagtatagaattgaaaataattaaaaaaaaaactaaaaaaaacatgaattttgcgacgaaaaattccacttgatattaactcagaatcatggtctgaatcatccccctgagtattcgttacgatgttactaacaccctgtatattcattAAAAAAGATGTGTGTAAATGACAAACCCTTCATGTCAATGCATCGTATACGTTTGATATATTATGATGAGCGCACTTATATCAatctttaataatatttatttatttttacccacgacggaacggagcaggtatatgcgtttagggtgagagatgtttgtgtgtgcgtttgtgcaaagaaatgttattaattatcttctaaactaataatccgattttgatgcggttttcaataacgggtttgtgtttgatgagttcatgttattagacaggtgtcatgtctgtaactcactagggggcgccacaatattagtgtttagaataaatattattcgaaacgcctcttcaatttataatagcaatttatttgcaatagtttttattagttaattgtttttgacaggcgtgttttttttcggttccattgattacacgtaattacgtcgaacacggtgctgtttcattgctacctaaatcccttaaaaatcagtaaaaaggcatatcaggcatattcatggtcctgcgagccagatttcagagaagatcacaatcaataaattgtagataaattaatacgaagtgattggcgaagattaaagaaaaatcaagatagACTATAAGAGGTcgctaatgactgttgagtgtggaaacttaattatttgttcgtttccatactcaaattcattagctagtgaggaaaataattatatattttctctcaaccaacacctttacaacagaacctgtcatcacagtaatattatttatttagatttgaataagtttatacaaaattgtttaataacgacagatagaatatatctatctaagtactttaaaaaaattatatgttcagtactagttttttatattacagacatttctgccagaccaggcagtaaacttattgactgtactgtcttctacagtacaaaaccttttattgacggtagtcagccatgtaccacgaatggtacttcatctttaaactagacaataagacaaaagagaagcttggaatattaaaactagttcaccaaaatattcaaggcttctctggcaaagaattggacatagaattatttttagagacattttttattgacattttatgtattactgagcattggtttaaggattatgaattgttattcggttttgaaaattatcatttggctagcgctttctgtcgaaagatcaaattacgtggtggctcccttatttttatcagaaatagtttaaaatataaagaacgcaaagatattactggactttcgatagagggcactatggagatttcatgtatagaaacagagaaacatattgttgtggccgtatacagacccccatacagtgctaacttcacagtttttgaatcagtgatggaaaatgtactgaaggtcatatccaaaagtaataaatccattatagtgtgtggagattttaacgttgatttatatgaagtagattcaattacaactagatttctaagtttgtttacatcttttaaccttgttaatatatttatggagccaactagaattacagaaacaactgcctcatgtttagataacattttttgcaattgtgatttccaagataacagtatccttaactgttttaagtctgatcacagtgggcagttggttagttttccagtacttaaaaatgtgcaaaaaattaaatttagtactcgacccatcactgataatcggatagagaaatatcgaaatagtcttattagtaacttaccttgtccaaactttgatacagacaatcctgacgatttttacagggatttcttcactattatccataaagaatttgaaaataattttcctcaaaaggtagttaccaacagtcaatcattcaagttcagtgactgggctaccgtaggcattcgcaaaagtagaaatactctttattctttatatgaggaaaaaacgtatacacacgctgatagtttcaaaagctacgtcaaaaattattctaaaatatttcgaagagtgtgttatacagccaaacagatgcatattagtagtaaaataaagaccgcggataataaaataaaggcagtttggcaagtaataaatagtgaaacaaaggcttctaaaccgcgtgaattagaatacaatatagaatcgggcactgggttagtaaaacaagataaagatgtagctgaagtttttgataaattcttcacgaacatccctgtaaaaactacagaatctctcaggtcctctcctgttcaagctgatatattattaaaaagtaatgttactgcttgcactgaattatttgattttaaacgcgttgatccgagtagtattgttaaagtattcaaacagctgaaactaaaaacctcgaaagatttatggggattgtctctcaaattgatgagctctgttattgatatcttagcaccatatctagcttacatttttaatatgagtgttgaaaatggcacttttccaaatttaatgaaaatcagtaaagttatacctctttttaaatcgggcacaaaatcagaccccacgaattatagaccggtttctattctaccagtacttagtaaaattttcgagaaaattattctcgaccaactgctatgtcattttaatttaaataacttactcaaCAGCcggcagtttggttttactaagggtcggtctacaacagacgcgagtgtgacatttgttcgacacattttcgatgcttgggagaagtcgcagaatgccgtaggagtattctgtgacttgtctaaggcgttcgactgcgtggatcacgagaccttgcttttgaaattgaggcactatggactaaataatggagctctcagtttgttaaattcatatctaggtggtaggatacaaaaggtacaaatcaatagtacaacttcttcgggctctcatgttcaaatgggagttcctcaaggatccattttgggtccgtttctttttttagtgtacataaatgatttaccttatgtagtacagaaccaagctgacattgtgctgttcgcggatgacacttctcttatatttaaaatcgacagaaagttagaggaatttgacgaagcaaacagcgctgtgtcgcaggttctaagttggtttacagtaaataacctagttctaaatgctaagaaaacgaagtgtattaaatttgttctaccaaacgtaaagaaagtaaataataacattaaaattaacgacgagaaactagattttgttgaacacacagttttcttaggaattactgtagattcaaaacttcaatggggcccacatattgtatcattagcgggcaagctaagttcagcagcatatgccgtcagaaggatccgacaactcacagatgtacccactgctagacttgtctacttcagctacttccacagcataatgtcttacggtattttgctgtggggtcgagccgctgatgtagaaactattttcatcattcaaaaaagagcagttcgcgctatttataagctgcgttgtcgggactctttgagggagctgtttaaagaaataaatatactgacggtcgcaagtcaatatatatatgaaaacattatgtatgtacgtaaaaacttatctctccttccgagaaactgtgaaaggcatacttacaatacaagaaataaacataaaattgctattcaaaattctagattaagtaaattaaattcatcttttttggggttatgtatacgtttttacaataaaataccagataatattttaaatttgtcagaaaataaatttaaagctcacgtgaagcttactttatgtaaaaaagcttattataagattaatgactacctaaatgataaaaatgtctggtattgaatgtgttcctctagttattaaataacttgtaatgtatatcctcattggtttttaaaagatgtgttgctgttgcagtttcttgtcatttcttctcctcagccataacaccttgcgaaatgacgtaaattcaaaaatgttacattgaccttcaacaagtttatccatgataattacgttgaataaatgattctgattctagtggcacgtggattgtgtggtcaagtgaatcaaattcatccaattaatcctcatttaattcataaagttgaacccatcactccataatcaggtagtattaagtaaacagcctccgtggtctagtggttagagcggttcgattcccgatggggacattgtcgaaatcactttgtgagactgtcctttgtttggtaaggacttttcaggcatgaatcacctgattgtccgaaaaagtaagatgattccgtgcttcggagggcacgttaagccgttggtcccggctgttagccgtaaaagcacctccaccaacccgcagtggagcagcgtggtggagtatgctccataccccctgcggttgattgaggggaggcctgtgcccagcagtgggacgtatataggcagtttatgtatgttatgtattaagtaaagcaaagtgttgttaattacggttagtataattttaattacatttattattacccacgacggaacggagcaggtatatgcgtttagggtgagagatgtttgtgtgtgcgtttgtgcaaagtaatgttaccacctatcctTTAatctaatgatccgattttgaggcggttttcaataacgggtttgtgtttgatgagttcatgttcttagacaggtgtcatggctgtaactcaatagggggcgccacaatattagtgcaaaacaatgttgcaatataatcaaaacgaaatgtccgattacaattctgttttcggcaatgtgtacgtggtagcttattgcatgttcccaaataataaaaattacgtctttaactcactagagggtgctacaatattagtgaaaaatagtattgcaataatattaaaacgaattgtccaatttcaatgcggttttcagcaatgggttcgtatttgaatggtgcatggtctaagataagtcttatgatattaactcactaggaggcgctgctatattagtgtgaaacgtttatattggaatattattaaaattaaaacgtattgtctgatttcaatgcggatttcaggaatgagttcgtgggtgattggtgcatgttctcagatgagtgttatagaggtaactttaaacagaaagcaactgtataatatttaataagggacttaatattatgtggtaggatgaatcacacttattgttttgcgagatcttacctacacattatctatacttataataaatctg is drawn from Pectinophora gossypiella chromosome 7, ilPecGoss1.1, whole genome shotgun sequence and contains these coding sequences:
- the LOC126368285 gene encoding uncharacterized protein LOC126368285, which produces MEISCIETEKHIVVAVYRPPYSANFTVFESVMENVLKVISKSNKSIIVCGDFNVDLYEVDSITTRFLSLFTSFNLVNIFMEPTRITETTASCLDNIFCNCDFQDNSILNCFKSDHSGQLVSFPVLKNVQKIKFSTRPITDNRIEKYRNSLISNLPCPNFDTDNPDDFYRDFFTIIHKEFENNFPQKVVTNSQSFKFSDWATVGIRKSRNTLYSLYEEKTYTHADSFKSYVKNYSKIFRRVCYTAKQMHISSKIKTADNKIKAVWQVINSETKASKPRELEYNIESGTGLVKQDKDVAEVFDKFFTNIPVKTTESLRSSPVQADILLKSNVTACTELFDFKRVDPSIIVKVFF